GCAGGGGCATTCCGTTACAATGAAAAGGCCCGCCTGGCCCTGGAGAAATTCTATGCCAGGAAAGATACCCTGAGCCTGGGGGTATGCAATGGCTGTCAGTTAATGATCGAACTGGACCTGGTGGTCCCGGACCACGACCGGTCGCCCCGCATGGAACATAATGCCTCCGGAAAGTTCGAATCATCCTTCCTGGGTGTAGAGGTTCAGGAAAATAAATCGGTGATGCTGGATTCGCTGGAAGGAATGAAGCTGGGCATCTGGGTGGCTCATGGAGAAGGCAGGTTTGTACTTCCCAAACCTGAGAATGCCTATAACATCCCCTTAAAATACAGCCGTTCCAACTACCCTGCCAATCCCAATGGTTCCGATTTCGATGCAGCCGCCCTTTGTTCGGCCGATGGCCGGCACCTGGCCATGATGCCCCATCTGGAGCGTGCCTACCAGCCCTGGCAGTGCGGCTACTACCCCGGGGATCGCAGGAAGGACGAAGCTACTCCCTGGCTGGAGGCCTTTGTGAATGCCCGAATCTGGATCGAAGAACGGAACAGCCGGAATCTCTCCTCCACTAAAGAATGAAAGGCAGGATGGCCTTTCTTTCCGAGGGATAATCAGAAAAGGCAGCCCGGTACCATTTATGATGGGCCAGGGCCCTGGGAACCAGGTTAAAGAAGGTCCAGAGAGCAAATACCAGGGCCGCAGGGCTCCTGGTCATCACTGCAAAACCGGTCCACTGCAGAATCTCTCCCAGGAAATTGGGACAGGAAACCCAGCGGAACAATCCTCCCGCGGGTATGAAGTATCCTTGCTTCCCTCCCTTGCGAAGCCGCAGCAGGATCTGATCGGACCACCAGTTCAGGAAGGCCCCTCCCCCATACAGAATCGCCCCGCCAATAAAGCGTGCATCGGTGAGCCACTCCGGGCTGTACTCCCTGGCAAAAGCGGAGAAGTAGTAGCCGTTCAAAAAGCCGTTCACCAGGTTGAAACAAACTGCCATCAGGGCCACCACCAGGGGCATGAGCTTTCCGGAGGTTCTTGTCCGCCAGGGCCAGATCAGGGAACGGTTGACATAATGAGATACGTAGAGCGCAAAAAATATCCAGGTGAGTGGCTGCAGCTTTCCGGGGCCGGACAGGAAACACAGAACAAAAACAAGCAAAGAAGGAAACTCCATCAGGAACCAGGCCAGACGGTTGTGTATAACTGGCCCCCAGTCTTTTCGGCTGTGCCGACCGTATGGGGCCTTTACAAAGAGAAGAAGGATAAAAACGGCCAGCCCAAGAAAGGTCCAGCCCCATAAGACAGTGTAAAAGCTTTCGCGATCCATATCTGAAACAGAGGAAAGCGAAGATATGGGTTTTTTTCAGATAAGAAGCTACCTGCTATCCTCCCTGTCTTCCGTATAGAGGTATTTGATGGCCAGTTCGTCTGCATCCAGCGAAACGATCCGGATCTGGTAGGTCATCATCCCTCCCCAGTAGGCTACTGTAATATCCAGCAGGCTGTCAGAAACAGCCTCCCAGGTGCCGTCAAAATTATCGTAGGAGATGGGAGGAGTACCGCACCACCCGGCATTCTTCCGTTCAATAAAGGTGCCGTCTTCATTCAGGGTGAAGCCGTATTTATCCTTTTCAAAAGCGCCGCTGCGATGAAGAAGCAGGGTATCTCCCTGATATTCAACCTCCACCCAGGTCCCGACAATATACGAGTTTGCACCCAGCGCATCCAGTCCCGGGAGATCTTTCTCACAGGATACCAGAAGCACAACAATACACAAAAAAATCAATCTCTTCATACAAGCGGTTCTATCTTTTAAATGAAAGATGAGTGAATGTGCCGATGGGTTGCTTCAAAAATATACAAATCCTTACATTTGAAAAAATCCATCCTCTGTCATGAAAAACAGATTAGCGCACATGGTGTTCACACTTCCCCTGATCCTGATCCTCCTGTGTCTTGCTCCGGAGGGTAATTCGCAGGCGATTGTTGAAAAAATCTATTTGAAACCGGGACCCGAGGATATGGTACTCGATACCCTGCACGGAGATCCTGCACTGATCATCTCCTGCTGCGGAAGGCGTGAAGCCCATAAGCCTTTCGGCGAGATGGTACTCTATAACCTGAAGACCGGGCAGCAGCAGCTAATGGAGAGGCTGAACGAACCGGATGAAATCCTGTTCCGACCCCACGGTTTATACATGGACGGCGATCTTCTCTATGTGATCTCTCACGAAAAGGAACCGGACTACCACCCGGTACTGGTCTACCGGGTAAACGGAACACAGCTGAGATTTATGGAGCTCATTAATACCAGTCTACAGCACTCCCCCAATGCCCTGGTCACCGGTCCCGGTGGAGAGATCTACCTGGTGAACGATTCGGGGAAACGCGGAAGTCTCACAGAGAAAGTACTGAAACTCAGACGGGCCAGCGTGATAAAACTGAAAAAAAACAGCGATGCAGAGTGGGAAGCGGAAATGGTGGCCGACAAACTGGGCTACCCGGCCGGGATCAACCGCATCGGGGACCGGCTCTATGTGGGCGATGCTGTTCTTCATAAGATCCATGTGTATCAGATAAACCCCGACGGACTCCGTCCTGTGGGTGAGATCTCCGGCCTGAAAGGCAATGACAACATCAGGATTCACGGGAAACAGTTGCTCACCCCCGGACATGTAAAAGCCTTGAAGTTTGTCAGGCATGCCAAAAATCCTGAGAAGAAGTCACCTGTCGAAGTCTTCCTGGCAGATCCTTTAACGGGTGAGCACACCATCCTTTATTCCACCGATGGCTCCACCATCAGTGCCGGTTCCTCAGCCATCATCTTCGGGAATTACCTGTATATCTGCCAGGTATTCGATCCCTATCTTCTGAAAGTGGAGCTGGAACACTAATTTCACCGATAAACCAGCCACTTTTATCGAAAAAAGTTGAATGGCTTCACTCTTCTGCTCACTTTTGTCCTGAAATCAAAACCGAACAGCTATGAGACCGTTAAAAATAATGATTGCCATAAGTCTGCTGTTCCTGGCGACCCTGAGCGCTTGCCTGGTCAGCTCTCTCCACCCCTTCTTTAAAGAAGAAGACAAATATTTCAATGAAAGTATGCTGGGAAACTGGATAGACGGGGATTCATGCATCTGGACCATCCATCCCAACATGGTACCGAAAGAATTCCCGGGGCCGGATGAACCTGATGGCTCCTACCAGATAACCTACTACGAAGAGGAGGACCAGGTTTCGGTCCTGACAGCCACCCTGTTTCAGCTGAACCGTGTCGATTACGTGGATTTCGTTCCGGATCTCAATGAAGAACACTTCACCTCCGATATGACCTCCTATCACCATATTCCGGTTCATACGCTGGCCAGGGTGCAGTATAACAAAGACTCCATTTTGCTTTACTGGTATGGAGATGAATGGCTCAATGAACTCTTTGAGCAGAACCGGATCCGCATCAAGCACGAAACCGTGGAAAACCATGATTACGACAGACAGGTTCTGACTGCCTCCACCGATGAACTTCAGAAATTCATGAAGAAATATGCCAACGATAAGAAAACCAACGAGGAAATCGAACAAATCTTCGCCCAGGGATATACGGATGGCCAGGAGGCATACGGGGTCTTTCTAAAGCTGAAACCCTATTCAGGCCCCCTGCCTGAAGAAAGAGCCAGAGAGCTTGAACCCGTATACAACAATTGATCAATGACCTTTAAAAAGACAGTTGCTATTTCAATTTTTTCAGGGCAGCAGGGACCACCTTGTTTACAGTTAAGCGCTTTTCGCCCTTGATAAAGGCTGTCAACTCCTCCCTGGTTTTAAAGGTCCTGAGTTTTGTTATGGCCTCACGCACCTTATAATCAGAACTGTGGTCGGCCTTCCCGGCAGCAGGTTTAGCTTTGGGGGCGGCGGGTTTTGCAGCAGCTTTTGCTGTGGGAGCAGCAGGCCTGGCCGCAGGCGCCGGAGCAGGCGCAACAGCCCGTTTAGCCACAGGTGCAGCCACAGCTTTCGGTGCCGGTGCTTTTGATTTCTTTTTCTTGGAATCCTTTTTCTTGGAATCCTTTTTCTTGGAATCCTTTTTCTTGGAATCCTTTTTCTTGGAATCCTTTTTCTTAGCAACTTTCAGTTTTTCCAGGATACTCTTCTTCTTCTTGCTTTTTTTGTCTACATCCTTTTTTGTTTTCTTCTTGGCCATGATTTATTGATTTAAAATGCAATGGGAAACTGAAGCTAAGATAATTGTTTTTTGAAAACTTCAGAACTCCTTACTTGTCGCAATCTAAATTAGCGGAAATTTTGAAAACCATCCGTAAATCTGATCCTGGAAATGT
This portion of the Bacteroidales bacterium genome encodes:
- a CDS encoding DUF1295 domain-containing protein, translating into MDRESFYTVLWGWTFLGLAVFILLLFVKAPYGRHSRKDWGPVIHNRLAWFLMEFPSLLVFVLCFLSGPGKLQPLTWIFFALYVSHYVNRSLIWPWRTRTSGKLMPLVVALMAVCFNLVNGFLNGYYFSAFAREYSPEWLTDARFIGGAILYGGGAFLNWWSDQILLRLRKGGKQGYFIPAGGLFRWVSCPNFLGEILQWTGFAVMTRSPAALVFALWTFFNLVPRALAHHKWYRAAFSDYPSERKAILPFIL